The Leishmania donovani BPK282A1 complete genome, chromosome 23 DNA segment TGCTAACTGCGGGCAGTCGGGGCAGAAGGGCCGAGCTACTAGTGAGGCTGTGGCTTGTGAAGTGGTCACTGGTGGGTATGGTGGCGCTCGCGTCGTTCTTCTTTATCTTGATTGAGCTCGTCGCGGAGTGACTTCTTCCTCACTTGAAGGGTCGAATGGAGTGGGGACGAGGAATGCCGGTGCTGTCAGGATCTgtaccgcggcggcgaggcggttGTTGTGGTGGGGTGCGGCCACGAAGCGAGCGTCATTTTGTCAGCTTCTTCACCTCCCCTTCAGCTTTTAGCtccagtgtgtgtgtgtgtgtgtgtgtgtgtgtgtgtgcgttgtaGCCCCGCGTGCTGCCCCTTCTGCCGTTCtgcttccccctcccacaaCCACGActgctccctcttcttcaGGACCACCTTCATATATATTCTCGTTTTGCGCCTGCGtggtcgtgtgtgtgtgtgtgcgtgtacgtgcgtgtttCTCTCCGCCCTTCCACTCATCTCCATTTTTTTCTGCTTCGCGTGCGCTGGATatcgttgctgctgcgattACTTGTGCGTGATGGAAGCAGAACGGTGCTCAGCTCGTGCGAGGATGGAGAACGGAAGGGTTTGGAAGTGGCCAGCGGCATTCGTTCGGTGCGTGGAGGGGCGAGATCGGGGGTGTGGATGAGGCCACTTTTATGGGACGGTAATGCACGATATGTCAgcacctccctcccgctcTATTTTCTTCCTTCGTTTTCGTTATTGCGGCTGTACTCGCTGTCACCAACGCCAACAAATTAGACGTGCAACACAGCCGCTGGCTCAACGCACTCTCGtcccttttcctttgtgattgcttgttttcttttctgtctTCTTCACTCGCCCACCCACATCTGAGTAGGGCGGTGCTCTTCAAGTTTAGCTGTGGTGTTAGCAGCCGCCCGTCATCAGCCCTTGCGAGGTTCTGCGGCCCTTGTAGGGGTAACCAAGTCGGTTATCGGTCGTCACGCGCGGAATCAGACCGGAGGCTACTCGAATATGTGCGGGGTTGTAACGAGCGGTTTGCATCAGCGGTCAAATCTGAAGCTCGTGCCGTGCTGCCTTCTtcgctcctcttctttcatcccttccttccctcatCACAAAGTCTGCGTGTTTTGTTCTGTTCTCTCTAACGGACGCGATACGGTGGTAGGCGCGTGTGTTGGCGATGCATCTGCGATTGTGTGGCTGCGTACccatgtgtgtatgtgtgcgccacAGCGCAGCTCAGGTTTCAGTTAAGTGACTGCAAGGGTGAAACGTGAAGgcagacgaagagagagagagcagcgcgcgcgagagtctcttcccctccccaaaTCTAATAAAGAGGCGCTTGCCCGGCTACTGCACTGGGCATTTTGTGCGAACGGGACACTATCTCTTCTCCACCGCACCAAGGAGCCGCTCGCGCGAGTCTGCGAGCAGCGAAATCAACTGAGCCTCTCCGAGCTCATCGCCTTCTCCGATGGTCTTTGCGTCGAAACGCTTCTCGCGCACTTGATCGGCAAACCAACTCTTCGttttgtgtgtctctcgagtatgcgcgtgcgcgtttcTCCGTGTTCCAATGTAGCGCTCgacctcccctcccctccctccgctaTTCCTCACCCATCAAACCCCCTTTCCACGGCTCTCCGATTcttctgcggcgccgacggcatACACACCCCAGCAGAGCGTATGCCCACGAAAGCAAACGCATCCCGCATATCCGCATCCTTTCCATCATCATCCTCTCCTGTTTTCCCCTTTTTCATTCTTCACGTCTTCCCCGAAAAAGTTTTGATTTCTTTTCCAGtcgctgcccccccccctccccccccgtCCATCCATCCATCCCGCTGTGTGTAAGAGTCTCTACCCTCCCATCCACCTACCCACCACCGTACGTCGGctcgtgcgtgtctgcgacGAACTCGCCCCCTCACCTGTCTTTCCTTCTCCATTGGTGAACTCTCTCACAGGTCTCTCGGATAACGCGGGAGCAATATAGACGCCCTCTggacacagcagcagcaaccttCGACACGCTCACGCAGCTTCACTGCTGGCGTGTGcctccgcgcgcgcacacatacgcacagaCCCAACCGACCTTGCGCGTCGCCCGCACATTTTGaggaacacacacatatatatatatatgtatataccCTCTCAAGTCTTCGCCTTTTCGCTTTCCAATTGGACGACATCGTCACTCCGCCGtacagcaccgccgccaagcCGCCCGCGACTTTCGAGCCGCTCCATCGACGTACGCCGTTCTTCTCCTTGAGGTGTTGCTTCCCCGCACCACCGCTTTGTTCTTGCCAGCACCCTCCTGAGCGGGACAGCCTTCCATGATACAGCCACCACCTTACGCGCACCGGCTCATTCGAAAGCATGGACTTCGCCTTTCGCCTGTTCACCTCCGTCATCCCGGTGGACCGGGAGAAGATGACGCATCAGATGCTTGTCTTCTGGCTTATCCTCACCAGTGGCGGCATCTCCATGTACCTGTTCttcgcctccatctcctACTTCACGTACTTTCGCAAGTTGAAGCGACAGTTCTTTCCCAAGACGATCGATCCCGACGATGCTCGCGAGTTGCATGAGCAGGTGCGGCACGAGATTTGGATTGCGGTGTGCTCGATCCCATTCATGGCGTTTTtgatgatgccggcggccaccTTCTCGCACCGTGGGTACAGCAAGCTGTACTACAACATCTCCGACTACGGCTGGGCGTACTTCCTGATGTCGCCTGTGCTGTTCTTCGCCTTTACCGACTTCATGGTGTACTGCTTCCACCGTGGGCTGCACCACCCGATAATCTACAAGCACGTGCACAAACTGCACCACACATACAAGTACACAACGCCCTTCTCGTCGCACGCCTTTAACCCTGTTGACGGCTTCGGCCAGGGCGTTCCGTACTACGTCTTTGTCTATTTATTTCCCCTCCACAACATCCTCTTCATTGTGCTATTCTTGGCGGTGAACTTCTGGACGATCTCGATCCACGACCAGGTTGACTTTGGTGGACACTTCATCAACACAACTGGCCATCACACGATCCACCACGAACTGTCCAACTGCGACTACGGCCAGTACACGACTATATGGGACCGCCTGGGTGGATCGTACCGCCCTGCCGAGCAGACGCATCACCTATCGTCCctgctgcgcgctggcgaTCCCAAGTATGTGGACCCCGTGTACGAGTCATATCACGAGGAGAAGGGCTTCCTGGCAGGTCGGTTcaaggaggaggccgccgcgcgtCGCTCAAAGAAGGTGGGCGCATAA contains these protein-coding regions:
- a CDS encoding lathosterol oxidase-like protein, whose product is MDFAFRLFTSVIPVDREKMTHQMLVFWLILTSGGISMYLFFASISYFTYFRKLKRQFFPKTIDPDDARELHEQVRHEIWIAVCSIPFMAFLMMPAATFSHRGYSKLYYNISDYGWAYFLMSPVLFFAFTDFMVYCFHRGLHHPIIYKHVHKLHHTYKYTTPFSSHAFNPVDGFGQGVPYYVFVYLFPLHNILFIVLFLAVNFWTISIHDQVDFGGHFINTTGHHTIHHELSNCDYGQYTTIWDRLGGSYRPAEQTHHLSSLLRAGDPKYVDPVYESYHEEKGFLAGRFKEEAAARRSKKVGA